A DNA window from Flavisolibacter ginsenosidimutans contains the following coding sequences:
- the lipA gene encoding lipoyl synthase, whose translation MIELPIASAEGTKRTKPDWLRVKLPIGESYKHVRGLVDTHKLHTICESGNCPNMGECWGEGTATFMILGNVCTRSCGFCAVATGRPDPVDWDEPQRVAEAIHLMQVKHAVLTSVDRDELKDGGSIIWYNTIKAVKALNPETTLETLIPDFKGEKENIQRIIEAAPEVVSHNIETVERLTKQVRIQAKYWRSMEVITALKKGGMRTKSGIMLGLGEVKEEVVQTLKDLAAAGCDVVTIGQYLQPTKKHLPVQRFVHPTEFAEYKEIGYELGLDYVESGPLVRSSYHSERHVVAGYGRSEWEKAKALQNS comes from the coding sequence ATGATTGAACTCCCAATAGCATCTGCAGAAGGAACGAAAAGAACAAAGCCCGACTGGCTTCGCGTGAAATTGCCCATCGGTGAAAGCTACAAGCACGTTCGCGGCTTGGTGGACACGCACAAATTGCACACCATTTGCGAAAGCGGCAATTGCCCCAACATGGGCGAGTGCTGGGGCGAAGGCACCGCCACCTTTATGATTCTTGGAAACGTTTGCACCCGCAGTTGCGGCTTTTGCGCCGTGGCTACAGGCCGCCCCGATCCCGTGGATTGGGACGAGCCGCAACGCGTTGCCGAAGCCATTCATTTAATGCAGGTAAAACACGCTGTGTTAACGTCGGTTGACCGCGACGAACTGAAAGACGGCGGTTCCATTATCTGGTACAATACAATCAAAGCCGTAAAAGCATTGAACCCGGAGACAACACTCGAAACGTTGATTCCCGATTTCAAAGGGGAGAAAGAAAATATTCAACGCATCATAGAAGCCGCGCCGGAAGTGGTTTCACACAATATTGAAACCGTTGAACGCTTAACAAAACAAGTGCGCATTCAAGCCAAATACTGGCGCAGCATGGAGGTCATTACTGCGCTTAAGAAAGGCGGCATGCGCACAAAAAGCGGCATCATGCTCGGCCTCGGCGAAGTCAAAGAAGAAGTGGTGCAAACCCTGAAAGATTTGGCTGCCGCCGGATGCGATGTGGTGACCATTGGCCAATACCTGCAACCCACAAAAAAACATTTGCCAGTGCAACGCTTTGTTCATCCAACCGAATTTGCGGAATACAAAGAAATCGGTTACGAATTGGGATTGGATTACGTAGAAAGCGGCCCCCTTGTTCGCTCGTCATACCACAGCGAACGCCACGTGGTAGCGGGCTACGGCAGAAGCGAGTGGGAAAAAGCAAAAGCGCTTCAAAACAGTTAA